Proteins encoded by one window of Clostridium cagae:
- a CDS encoding DUF4430 domain-containing protein, with amino-acid sequence MKIKNKKILVSIIVILMAVVGLVGYKISINSKAVEGIKQYKVIVTDTENTFNDEFRIKTQETALVKDLDNRNLIESEKGAYGRFVTGVHGKMADESKQEWWQLIVNGEVSSVAIDDVMIHDGDEVRFILTTGW; translated from the coding sequence ATGAAGATTAAAAATAAGAAAATATTAGTATCTATAATTGTAATTTTAATGGCTGTTGTTGGATTGGTAGGTTATAAAATTTCTATAAATAGTAAGGCTGTTGAAGGCATAAAGCAATACAAGGTTATAGTTACAGATACAGAAAATACATTTAATGATGAATTTAGAATTAAGACACAAGAAACAGCTCTTGTTAAGGATTTAGACAATAGAAATCTTATAGAATCAGAAAAAGGAGCATATGGAAGGTTTGTTACAGGTGTACATGGAAAAATGGCTGATGAAAGCAAACAAGAATGGTGGCAGTTAATCGTTAATGGAGAGGTATCATCAGTGGCAATTGATGATGTTATGATACATGATGGTGATGAAGTAAGATTTATATTAACGACTGGATGGTAA
- a CDS encoding FtsX-like permease family protein, with protein MSNSFYFKLANTNLKKNGKTYFPYIIASICAVITFYTMKCISLNEGLNVMRGSDQLKMMLEFTSNVISIFSIIFLFYTNNFLIKRRTKELGLYNILGMEKKHIYKVIFFETVLVWGMSLLIGLIGGIIIGKLLFLILLNLINFKVTLAFAISVPAIISTIKIFTLIFIAILIKNFIQVKISNPIELLKDGEKGEKVPKTSKILAISGAIELILGYGIAITVKSPIEALQVFFIAVLLVMAGTYSTFSSGSIAVLNLLKKNKKFFYKPNNFISVSSMIYRMKQNAMGLANICILSTAVILTVSTTVCLYVDQESSLKNQHPQDISISIENGSKENIDSLNHIINEEIKYNNINLDNKITFNYIEMITIKNGDAFEVAEKDMSNISKLCGLTVLTLEDYNQIEGKNSSLENNEVLIFSQEGDFNEQVINIGQKEYKIQDELNSMKFINKQDTAMIKGYCIVVKDDDILKNIYKDMTNEELENTRYNISFDINGNKNYIMNFCSDISSKVNEIYNGDFTSIYTDREDFYTINGGFLFIGVFLGLLFTMATVLIIYYKQISEGYDDSKRFNIMQKVGMSKEEVKKTISKQILMVFFLPLITAVIHMAFAFKEMKKMLALFSISNTKILLQCTIGTIIIFTIVYILVYMLTAKTYYKIVEQED; from the coding sequence TTGAGTAATTCATTTTATTTTAAGTTAGCAAATACTAATTTAAAGAAAAATGGAAAAACATATTTTCCATATATTATAGCATCAATTTGTGCTGTAATTACATTTTATACTATGAAGTGTATTTCATTAAATGAAGGATTAAATGTGATGAGAGGTTCAGATCAATTAAAAATGATGCTTGAATTTACGTCAAATGTTATTTCTATATTTTCTATAATATTTTTATTTTATACTAATAATTTTTTAATAAAGCGTAGAACAAAAGAATTAGGTCTTTATAACATTCTTGGAATGGAAAAAAAGCATATATATAAAGTTATTTTTTTTGAAACAGTATTAGTATGGGGAATGAGTTTATTAATAGGACTCATAGGTGGAATTATAATAGGCAAATTATTATTTTTAATATTGCTCAATTTAATAAATTTTAAAGTAACATTAGCTTTTGCTATATCTGTGCCAGCAATAATTTCTACAATAAAAATCTTTACATTAATTTTTATTGCAATATTAATTAAAAATTTTATACAAGTAAAAATTTCTAATCCAATAGAATTATTAAAGGATGGAGAAAAAGGAGAAAAAGTACCTAAGACATCTAAAATATTAGCTATTTCAGGAGCGATTGAATTGATTTTAGGTTATGGAATAGCAATTACAGTAAAATCTCCAATAGAGGCTCTTCAAGTATTTTTCATTGCTGTGCTTTTAGTCATGGCAGGAACATATAGCACTTTTAGCTCAGGAAGCATAGCAGTTTTAAATTTACTAAAAAAGAATAAAAAATTCTTTTATAAACCTAATAATTTTATTTCAGTTTCAAGCATGATATATCGTATGAAACAAAATGCTATGGGACTTGCTAATATATGTATTCTTAGTACAGCTGTAATATTAACAGTATCTACAACTGTATGTTTATATGTTGATCAAGAATCTAGCCTTAAAAATCAACATCCACAAGATATAAGCATATCAATAGAAAATGGAAGTAAAGAAAATATAGATAGTCTTAATCATATAATAAATGAAGAGATAAAATATAATAATATAAATTTAGATAATAAAATAACATTCAATTATATTGAGATGATAACAATAAAAAATGGTGATGCTTTTGAAGTTGCAGAAAAAGATATGTCTAATATAAGTAAATTATGTGGTTTAACTGTGTTAACATTAGAAGATTACAATCAAATTGAAGGAAAAAATAGTTCTTTAGAAAATAATGAAGTGCTAATATTTTCACAGGAAGGGGATTTTAATGAACAAGTTATAAATATTGGACAAAAAGAATACAAAATACAAGATGAACTTAATAGTATGAAATTTATAAATAAACAAGATACTGCTATGATAAAAGGTTATTGTATTGTTGTAAAGGATGATGATATTTTAAAAAATATATATAAAGATATGACTAATGAAGAGTTGGAAAATACAAGATATAATATTTCTTTTGATATTAACGGTAATAAAAATTATATTATGAATTTTTGTAGTGATATAAGTAGCAAAGTTAATGAAATTTATAATGGAGACTTTACTAGCATTTATACTGATAGAGAAGATTTTTATACAATTAATGGAGGATTTTTATTTATAGGTGTATTTTTAGGCTTGCTATTTACAATGGCAACAGTTTTAATAATTTATTATAAACAAATTTCTGAAGGTTATGATGATAGTAAGAGATTTAATATAATGCAAAAGGTTGGTATGAGCAAAGAAGAAGTTAAAAAAACTATAAGTAAACAAATATTAATGGTATTTTTCTTACCTTTAATAACAGCTGTAATTCATATGGCTTTTGCTTTTAAAGAAATGAAGAAAATGCTAGCTTTATTTTCAATAAGCAATACAAAAATACTTTTACAATGTACAATTGGAACAATAATAATTTTTACTATTGTATATATATTGGTTTATATGTTAACAGCTAAAACTTATTATAAAATTGTTGAACAAGAGGATTAG
- a CDS encoding ABC transporter ATP-binding protein: MALLEVKNLKKIYTTRFGGNKVEALSDISFSVEEKEYVAIMGESGSGKTTLLNILASLDKPTNGEVLLEGNNIVNIKEKEISAFRRNHLGFVFQDFNLLDTFSLKDNIFLPLVLSGKEYKEMNDRLKPIASKLGIKDILEKYPYEVSGGQKQRAAVARALITHPKLVLADEPTGALDSKSSTELLNLFSDINSVGQTIVMVTHSTKAASHASRVLFIKDGKLFHQIYRGAMNNDEMYQKISDSLTVLTTGGAEVE, translated from the coding sequence ATGGCATTATTAGAAGTTAAAAATTTAAAGAAGATATATACTACAAGATTTGGAGGAAATAAAGTAGAGGCTTTAAGTGATATTTCATTTTCAGTAGAAGAAAAAGAATATGTAGCTATTATGGGAGAATCAGGTTCTGGAAAAACTACATTACTTAATATATTAGCATCATTAGATAAACCAACCAATGGTGAAGTACTATTAGAAGGAAATAATATTGTTAATATAAAAGAAAAAGAAATTTCTGCTTTTCGTAGAAATCATTTAGGATTTGTATTTCAAGATTTTAATTTACTTGATACATTCTCATTAAAAGATAATATATTTTTACCATTAGTTTTATCAGGTAAAGAGTATAAAGAAATGAATGATAGATTAAAACCTATTGCAAGCAAATTAGGAATAAAAGATATATTAGAAAAATATCCTTATGAAGTTTCTGGTGGACAAAAGCAAAGGGCTGCAGTAGCAAGAGCTCTTATCACTCATCCTAAATTAGTATTAGCAGATGAACCAACAGGTGCATTGGATTCAAAATCATCTACAGAACTTTTAAATTTATTTTCAGATATAAATAGTGTAGGTCAAACTATTGTAATGGTTACTCATAGTACTAAAGCTGCTAGCCATGCAAGTCGTGTATTATTTATAAAAGATGGGAAACTTTTTCATCAAATTTATAGAGGCGCTATGAATAATGATGAGATGTATCAAAAGATTTCAGATAGTCTTACTGTTTTAACAACAGGGGGTGCTGAAGTTGAGTAA
- a CDS encoding sensor histidine kinase, which translates to MKRESILFMIYLYIKEKIKIIVSFLIFILIFFNVYILYHVSLEPVLYASLLTCTLAFLFSVYDFYKFYNKHVYLCDILNGVEEKLDNLPENKSLIEKDYQSIIISLHKNTLELEHKVNSNYSEMIDYYTMWVHQIKTPISALYMILQSMDSSEYKKIMNQELFKIEEYVEMVLNYLRLESMSDDLRLEEYCLNEIVHDVVKKYAVIFINKKISLDLEELDYKMITDKRWINFVLEQILSNALKYTNNGKISVYMDKKRTDTLIIKDTGIGIKKEDIFRVFERGFTGYNGRMNKKSTGIGLYLCKEILNNLSNKIFITSEVGKGTEVAIDFSRKNIEIY; encoded by the coding sequence ATGAAGAGAGAATCTATATTATTTATGATATATTTGTACATTAAAGAAAAAATAAAGATTATTGTATCATTTTTAATATTTATACTTATATTTTTCAATGTATATATTTTATATCATGTATCATTAGAACCAGTTTTATATGCTAGCTTATTAACTTGTACATTAGCTTTTTTATTTAGTGTATATGATTTTTATAAATTCTATAATAAGCATGTGTATCTATGTGATATTCTTAATGGGGTAGAAGAAAAGTTAGATAATTTACCTGAAAATAAGAGTTTAATAGAAAAAGATTATCAGAGTATTATTATATCTCTACATAAAAATACTCTAGAACTAGAACATAAAGTTAACAGCAATTATAGTGAAATGATAGATTATTATACAATGTGGGTTCACCAAATAAAGACACCGATTTCTGCATTATATATGATTTTGCAATCTATGGATTCAAGTGAATATAAGAAAATTATGAATCAAGAATTATTTAAAATAGAGGAATATGTTGAAATGGTACTCAATTATCTTAGATTAGAAAGTATGTCAGATGATTTACGTTTGGAGGAGTATTGTCTTAATGAGATTGTTCATGACGTGGTAAAAAAATATGCAGTTATATTTATAAATAAAAAAATTTCATTAGATTTAGAAGAATTAGATTATAAAATGATAACAGATAAAAGATGGATTAATTTTGTATTAGAACAAATTTTATCTAATGCATTAAAGTATACTAATAATGGTAAAATCTCTGTTTATATGGATAAAAAAAGAACAGATACTTTAATAATTAAAGATACTGGGATAGGAATAAAAAAGGAAGATATATTTAGAGTATTTGAAAGAGGATTTACAGGATATAATGGTAGAATGAATAAGAAATCAACGGGGATAGGGTTATATTTATGTAAGGAGATTTTAAATAATCTTTCGAATAAAATATTTATTACCTCTGAAGTAGGAAAAGGAACAGAAGTGGCTATTGATTTTTCAAGAAAAAACATTGAAATATACTAA
- a CDS encoding response regulator transcription factor: protein MYKILIVEDDLTIASILKNHLCKWGYEAEIVSDFNNVVSSFIEYDPQLVVLDITLPFYNGFHWCTEIRKISKVPIIFASSANDNMNLIMAINMGADDFIAKPFDLNVIVAKVQALIRRTYSFQGQTNILESNGAVLNLGDTTLIYNNKKLELSKNEFKILQILLDNKNKTVSRDDIMTHLWNSDSFIDDNTLTVNVTRLRRKLDDINLKNFIKTKKGIGYIVGD, encoded by the coding sequence ATGTATAAGATATTAATTGTAGAAGATGACTTAACAATAGCAAGTATTTTAAAAAATCATTTATGCAAATGGGGATATGAGGCAGAAATTGTTTCTGACTTTAATAATGTAGTGAGTTCATTTATTGAATATGATCCACAGTTGGTAGTTTTAGATATTACATTACCTTTTTATAATGGGTTTCACTGGTGTACAGAAATTAGAAAGATATCTAAAGTGCCAATTATTTTTGCATCATCGGCAAATGATAATATGAACTTAATTATGGCTATAAATATGGGGGCTGATGACTTTATAGCTAAGCCTTTCGATTTAAATGTTATAGTTGCAAAAGTACAGGCTTTAATTAGAAGAACTTATTCATTTCAAGGACAAACTAATATTTTAGAAAGTAATGGAGCTGTACTTAATTTAGGTGATACAACGCTTATTTATAATAATAAAAAATTAGAATTGAGCAAAAATGAATTTAAGATATTACAAATACTTTTAGACAATAAAAATAAGACAGTGTCTCGTGATGATATTATGACACATCTTTGGAATAGTGATAGTTTCATTGATGATAATACTTTAACTGTTAATGTTACTAGACTTAGAAGAAAGTTAGATGACATAAATCTTAAAAATTTTATTAAGACTAAAAAAGGAATCGGATATATAGTGGGGGATTAA
- the rbr gene encoding rubrerythrin, with product MKNFNESQTKENLMRAFAGESQARNRYNIAASVAKKEGYSILQDLFNYTANQEKAHAKEFMKRLKEFSGEEITITASYPAEMETSTLVLLKAAEKHEAAEHDEIYSDFAKIAKEEGFDEIGTLFDKIASIEKIHSNRFKKYADELENGTIFKKISNEQWMCTNCGYIYEGTEAPELCPVCVHPKGFFIPFKNSPFE from the coding sequence ATGAAGAATTTTAATGAAAGTCAAACCAAGGAAAATTTAATGAGAGCATTTGCAGGAGAAAGTCAGGCAAGAAATAGATATAATATTGCTGCATCAGTGGCTAAAAAAGAAGGATACTCTATTTTACAAGATTTATTTAACTATACAGCAAATCAAGAAAAAGCCCATGCAAAAGAATTTATGAAAAGATTAAAAGAATTTTCAGGAGAGGAAATTACAATAACAGCAAGTTATCCAGCAGAGATGGAAACAAGTACATTAGTTCTCTTAAAAGCTGCAGAAAAGCACGAAGCAGCTGAACATGATGAGATTTATAGTGATTTTGCAAAAATTGCAAAAGAAGAAGGCTTTGACGAAATCGGAACATTATTTGATAAAATAGCTTCAATTGAGAAGATACATTCAAACAGATTTAAAAAATATGCCGATGAATTAGAAAATGGTACTATATTTAAAAAAATTAGTAATGAACAATGGATGTGTACTAATTGTGGGTATATTTATGAAGGAACAGAAGCACCAGAATTATGTCCGGTTTGTGTTCATCCTAAAGGCTTCTTTATTCCATTTAAAAATTCTCCTTTTGAATAA
- a CDS encoding patatin-like phospholipase family protein yields the protein MNNKKFDAVFEGGGVKGVAFVGAIAKLEEEGYSIERCAGTSAGAIISALLAVGYTSSEVKEIMLNTDYNNFLDKNISILSTGNILEKASHMYNLFTDKGFYTGDYFEKWIDNLLKAKSKTKFKDVSVNGKSRLKIIAADITNSTMLILPDDLKKYGIDPMEFEISKAVRMSMSIPFFFKPVELDTDKGTNFIVDGGILSNYPIWIFDSESKPEYPTFGFNLDENELSYTAQGKTNFLYYSYDVLSTCIFSHNSEDNYIRDKDLVRTIDIPTLGVSTTDFDLSKEKSLALYKSGYDSTSKFLKEWDFGKYVKNYRDVI from the coding sequence ATGAATAATAAAAAATTTGATGCAGTATTTGAGGGTGGAGGAGTAAAAGGTGTAGCTTTTGTTGGAGCTATAGCTAAACTTGAAGAAGAAGGATATTCAATAGAACGATGTGCAGGAACATCAGCAGGAGCTATAATATCAGCACTTTTAGCAGTAGGATATACTTCTAGTGAAGTAAAAGAAATTATGCTTAATACAGATTACAATAACTTCTTAGATAAAAATATATCTATACTAAGTACTGGAAATATATTAGAAAAAGCATCTCATATGTATAATTTATTTACAGATAAAGGTTTTTATACTGGAGATTATTTTGAAAAATGGATAGATAATCTTCTTAAAGCAAAATCAAAAACTAAATTTAAAGATGTAAGTGTTAATGGAAAATCAAGACTCAAAATAATTGCTGCAGATATAACTAATAGTACAATGTTAATTTTGCCAGATGATTTGAAAAAGTATGGAATAGATCCTATGGAATTTGAAATATCAAAAGCTGTAAGAATGAGTATGAGTATTCCATTTTTCTTTAAGCCAGTAGAGTTAGATACTGATAAAGGTACTAATTTCATAGTTGATGGTGGAATTTTATCTAATTATCCTATATGGATATTTGATTCAGAAAGTAAACCAGAATATCCTACATTCGGGTTTAATCTTGATGAGAATGAGTTAAGTTATACAGCACAAGGTAAGACTAATTTCTTATATTATTCATATGATGTATTAAGCACTTGTATTTTTAGCCATAATAGTGAAGATAATTATATTAGAGATAAGGATTTGGTTAGGACAATAGATATACCAACACTGGGAGTAAGTACAACAGATTTTGATTTATCAAAAGAAAAAAGTTTAGCATTATATAAGTCTGGATATGATAGTACTTCAAAATTCTTAAAGGAATGGGATTTTGGAAAGTATGTAAAGAATTATAGAGATGTAATATAA
- the thiE gene encoding thiamine phosphate synthase, with the protein MKNKIDYSIYLVTDRDLMSTNTLEEAVEKSILGGTTLVQLREKECSSHDFYETALNVKKITQKYNIPLIINDRVDIALAVDADGIHIGQSDLPATVVRNIIGEDKILGVSAGNLDEALKAQKDGADYIGVGAMYSTGTKKDATSTTMNELREIMKKVSIPVVVIGGINKERIKDFNGINIDGLAIVSAIIAQENIEKSTRELKEEFDKLNTLI; encoded by the coding sequence ATGAAAAATAAAATAGATTATAGTATTTATCTTGTTACAGATAGAGATTTAATGAGTACTAATACTTTAGAAGAAGCTGTAGAAAAATCAATACTTGGAGGAACTACATTAGTTCAATTAAGAGAAAAAGAATGTTCATCACATGATTTTTATGAAACAGCATTAAATGTAAAAAAAATAACACAAAAATACAATATACCATTAATAATAAACGATAGAGTTGATATAGCTTTAGCTGTTGATGCAGATGGAATTCATATAGGTCAAAGTGATTTGCCAGCAACTGTTGTGAGAAATATAATTGGAGAAGATAAAATTCTTGGAGTTTCAGCTGGTAATTTAGATGAAGCCTTAAAGGCACAAAAGGATGGAGCAGATTATATAGGGGTTGGAGCAATGTATTCCACTGGAACGAAGAAAGATGCAACATCAACAACTATGAATGAATTAAGGGAAATAATGAAAAAAGTATCAATACCTGTAGTTGTGATAGGGGGAATAAATAAGGAACGAATTAAAGATTTTAATGGAATAAATATAGATGGATTAGCTATAGTATCAGCTATTATAGCACAAGAAAACATTGAAAAATCTACAAGAGAATTAAAAGAAGAATTTGATAAATTAAATACTCTAATATAG
- the thiM gene encoding hydroxyethylthiazole kinase → MINEILDKVVRLLEEVRAKKPLVHSITNYITATDCANVILAVGGSPTMADYVKEVEEIASISSAVVLNMGVISDGMVESMILAGKSANKNNVPVIFDPVGAGVANFRNESAEKILSEVKIDIIRGNISEIKFICGLSSETKGVDASESDMNMGNDKKAIVAQELAKKLNCVVAITGVDDIISDGKRNVILSNGHKMLANVTGTGCMSSALCGAFAGASNDYFIAAICAILTMGISGEIAYEKSKGIGMGTFHTSLIDAISMMNENIIKEKAKVTTINR, encoded by the coding sequence ATGATTAACGAAATATTAGATAAGGTTGTAAGGTTATTAGAAGAGGTTAGAGCAAAGAAACCATTAGTACATAGTATAACTAATTATATTACAGCAACAGATTGTGCAAATGTAATTTTAGCAGTTGGAGGTTCCCCAACTATGGCTGATTATGTTAAGGAGGTTGAAGAAATCGCAAGTATTTCATCGGCAGTAGTTTTAAATATGGGAGTTATAAGTGATGGTATGGTTGAATCTATGATTCTTGCAGGAAAGAGTGCTAATAAAAATAATGTGCCAGTTATTTTTGATCCAGTTGGAGCTGGAGTAGCTAATTTTAGAAATGAAAGTGCAGAAAAGATATTGAGTGAAGTGAAGATAGATATAATTAGGGGAAACATTTCTGAAATAAAATTTATATGTGGATTAAGTTCTGAAACAAAAGGTGTTGATGCTTCAGAAAGTGATATGAATATGGGGAATGATAAAAAAGCAATTGTAGCGCAAGAACTAGCGAAAAAATTAAATTGTGTTGTGGCAATTACAGGGGTAGATGATATTATTTCAGATGGAAAAAGAAATGTAATTTTATCTAATGGACATAAAATGCTTGCAAATGTAACAGGAACAGGATGTATGAGTAGTGCATTATGTGGAGCTTTTGCTGGAGCTAGTAATGATTATTTTATAGCAGCCATATGTGCAATTTTAACAATGGGTATAAGTGGTGAAATTGCGTATGAAAAATCTAAGGGAATAGGAATGGGAACTTTCCATACTTCACTTATTGATGCTATTAGTATGATGAATGAAAATATTATAAAGGAAAAGGCAAAGGTAACAACAATTAATAGATAG
- the thiD gene encoding bifunctional hydroxymethylpyrimidine kinase/phosphomethylpyrimidine kinase, translating to MFKALTIAGSDSCGGAGIQADLKSFSANGVYGMSVITAITAQNTMGVFGIQDINPEIIESQINVIFDDIIVDAVKIGMVSKIESIKAISEGLKKVKNLPKVVLDPVMISKSGFNLLSPDAKETLIEELFPLATLITPNLPEAEEILGMKISNLDEMKEAAKKLQELGPKYVLVKGGHLEDDATDLLLYGDEFVFLPQRRINTVHTHGTGCTLSSAIAANLAKGLDVKESVINAKEYITGAIENGFPIGKGVGPTHHFYKFY from the coding sequence ATGTTTAAAGCATTAACTATAGCAGGATCAGATAGTTGTGGAGGAGCTGGTATTCAAGCTGATTTAAAATCTTTTTCAGCTAATGGAGTATATGGAATGAGTGTTATTACAGCAATAACAGCACAAAATACAATGGGAGTCTTTGGAATACAAGATATAAATCCAGAAATTATTGAATCACAAATAAATGTTATTTTTGATGACATTATTGTTGATGCAGTAAAGATAGGTATGGTTTCAAAAATTGAATCTATAAAAGCTATATCAGAAGGATTAAAAAAAGTTAAGAACTTACCAAAGGTAGTTTTAGATCCAGTTATGATTTCTAAAAGTGGATTTAATTTATTATCTCCAGATGCGAAGGAAACATTAATTGAAGAATTGTTTCCGTTAGCAACTTTAATAACTCCAAATCTTCCTGAAGCAGAAGAGATATTAGGAATGAAAATAAGCAATTTAGACGAAATGAAAGAAGCAGCTAAAAAATTACAAGAATTAGGACCAAAATATGTATTGGTTAAAGGTGGGCACTTGGAAGATGATGCAACTGATTTATTACTTTATGGAGATGAGTTTGTTTTCCTTCCACAAAGAAGAATAAATACAGTTCATACTCATGGGACAGGCTGTACATTATCATCAGCAATTGCAGCAAATTTAGCTAAAGGATTAGATGTTAAAGAGTCTGTCATAAATGCAAAGGAATATATAACAGGTGCAATAGAAAATGGATTTCCAATTGGAAAGGGTGTAGGACCAACTCATCATTTTTATAAATTCTATTAA
- the thiW gene encoding energy coupling factor transporter S component ThiW, which translates to MNDRSKAQKIALSGVLISLAVLFGTFSIPIGIAKVSPVQHFVNVVGAIILGPIYAVINAFVTSMIRNMLGTGSLLAFPGSMIGALLAGIFYKKFRYLLSASIGEIIGTGLLGALVSYPIAKIFLGKEGAVIMFIVPFTLSCSVGAIIAYLFLKVPVINNILVKNQVNLNQSKGTE; encoded by the coding sequence ATGAATGATAGGAGTAAGGCTCAAAAGATTGCATTAAGTGGGGTCTTAATTAGTTTGGCAGTTTTATTTGGAACTTTCTCAATTCCTATTGGAATTGCAAAAGTATCTCCAGTACAACATTTTGTTAACGTTGTAGGAGCAATAATATTAGGACCTATTTATGCAGTAATCAATGCATTTGTTACATCAATGATAAGAAATATGCTAGGAACAGGTAGCTTGTTAGCTTTTCCAGGGAGTATGATAGGTGCTTTATTAGCAGGAATTTTTTATAAAAAGTTTAGATATTTATTAAGTGCATCAATAGGAGAAATTATAGGAACTGGATTATTAGGGGCATTAGTGTCATATCCAATAGCTAAGATATTTTTAGGAAAGGAAGGGGCAGTAATAATGTTTATTGTTCCATTTACGTTAAGTTGCAGTGTAGGGGCAATAATTGCTTATCTATTCTTAAAAGTACCAGTTATAAATAATATTTTAGTAAAAAATCAAGTAAATTTAAATCAATCAAAAGGCACTGAATAG
- the sdaAA gene encoding L-serine ammonia-lyase, iron-sulfur-dependent, subunit alpha has protein sequence MLARTGEELLKICKENNISLSEYAIRCEVEEKGLTREEVIEKMRKNLNVMISAAKEGTEKEVYSVSGLIGGDGHKLYEYSKSKKTLTGRATTIAMAMALASSEVNASMGKIVACPTAGSCGILPAVILAAGEVLELNEDELIKGLLAAAAVGLIIGLNATLSGAEGGCQAECGSASAMGAAAVVEMMGGTPKMSLDAGSIILQNILGLVCDPVAGLVEIPCAKRNAQGAITALCTADMVMAGIEAKIPFDEAVIAMYKVGKSLPSALRETAMGGIATTPTGLRLKKQVFGEN, from the coding sequence ATGCTTGCAAGAACAGGGGAAGAGTTATTAAAAATTTGTAAGGAAAATAATATATCTTTAAGTGAGTATGCTATAAGATGTGAAGTTGAAGAAAAGGGGTTAACAAGAGAAGAAGTAATAGAAAAAATGAGAAAAAATTTAAATGTTATGATATCAGCAGCAAAGGAGGGAACAGAAAAAGAAGTATATTCTGTTAGTGGTCTTATTGGTGGAGATGGACATAAATTATATGAGTATTCAAAATCAAAAAAAACATTAACTGGCAGAGCAACTACAATAGCTATGGCAATGGCACTTGCTTCATCAGAGGTGAATGCATCTATGGGTAAAATAGTGGCATGTCCTACGGCGGGATCATGTGGAATACTGCCAGCAGTTATCTTAGCAGCAGGAGAAGTTCTTGAATTAAATGAGGATGAACTTATAAAAGGACTATTAGCAGCAGCAGCAGTTGGGCTTATCATAGGACTTAATGCAACATTATCTGGAGCAGAAGGAGGATGCCAAGCTGAATGCGGTTCAGCATCAGCTATGGGAGCGGCAGCTGTTGTAGAAATGATGGGAGGAACTCCAAAGATGAGTTTAGATGCAGGTTCTATAATACTTCAAAATATATTAGGTTTAGTATGTGATCCAGTTGCAGGTTTAGTTGAAATACCATGTGCAAAAAGAAATGCGCAAGGCGCAATAACAGCATTGTGTACAGCGGATATGGTTATGGCTGGAATTGAAGCCAAAATACCATTTGATGAAGCTGTAATTGCTATGTACAAAGTAGGAAAAAGTTTACCATCAGCATTAAGAGAAACTGCAATGGGTGGAATAGCAACAACACCTACAGGCTTAAGACTTAAAAAACAAGTTTTTGGTGAAAACTAA